A section of the Myxococcus virescens genome encodes:
- a CDS encoding GNAT family N-acetyltransferase, whose translation MTPTPFGPAYTLQTARTLLRCWSPADAARALRAIDASLDHLRPWLDWARHYPISVEQQAAVLRRFRGTFDLGQDFTYAVFDRGGTEVLGGCGLHPRVGEGGREIGYWIAAQHTGQGLATEVAAALVRVAFELDGLRRVEIHCDPLNVPSVAVARKLGFTHEGTLRQRLQAADGSWRDVMLWTLLAEDYRASPAAASDLEAFDVLGQKLL comes from the coding sequence ATGACTCCGACTCCCTTCGGGCCCGCCTACACCCTCCAGACCGCACGAACCCTGCTCCGCTGCTGGTCACCCGCTGACGCCGCGCGTGCGCTCCGCGCCATCGACGCCAGCCTCGACCACCTGCGCCCCTGGTTGGACTGGGCGCGGCACTACCCCATCAGCGTGGAGCAGCAGGCCGCCGTCCTGCGGCGCTTTCGCGGAACCTTCGACCTGGGACAGGACTTCACCTATGCCGTGTTCGACCGGGGTGGGACGGAGGTCCTGGGCGGCTGCGGGCTGCATCCTCGTGTGGGCGAGGGGGGCCGGGAGATAGGGTATTGGATTGCGGCCCAGCACACCGGTCAGGGGCTCGCGACCGAGGTGGCGGCGGCGCTCGTCCGGGTCGCGTTCGAGCTGGATGGCCTGCGCCGGGTGGAGATTCACTGCGACCCGCTCAACGTGCCGAGCGTCGCGGTGGCCCGCAAGCTGGGCTTCACCCACGAAGGCACCTTGCGGCAGCGCCTCCAGGCCGCTGACGGCTCGTGGCGCGACGTGATGCTCTGGACCCTCCTGGCGGAGGACTACCGGGCCAGCCCCGCCGCCGCGAGCGACCTGGAAGCGTTCGACGTGCTGGGGCAGAAGCTGCTGTAG
- a CDS encoding right-handed parallel beta-helix repeat-containing protein, whose amino-acid sequence MTFLDTQNPWRLAGVLLLLVTAGCHLEDPLPIQLEPSASARVMVVLPRTLTPGPVTEVRATLTPAEGEGAGAVLSGGDGLWQGLVRQIASGRAAEASATVRGDGGEVLAHIDVQNVVIGAHRTALVVLVPRAPSSGVPGAPFIDAVVGSLAEVRPEGQVALRAVAESASGDGALTYAWRASAGSFSDASAVAPVWTAPEASGFVTLTLQVTNAVGQGATLDFPVRVARDHGFGADSVAAFNRWPLMVELGSLPSGEVPYGDALQLQAEGWDEDGDTLTYAWTASCEGTFDDASARSPRFTPSTPPSGACGACQFHVTMRDGRGGEHVGSVAVCVVQRLPPIIVSTAQSRPEAVSAEPVLLQAVAEDPRGEALTFQWSANTGLLGTATQDGTRSEVPWSALSCVPAGVEPSVRLTVTNVSGMSATHVFRIRWDDRRCGAFPPCSARWENGRVTLTADCTTEGTLYIPDGVTFDGAGHVVTAVDPEGGHFQGAVLRNRGDTAHVHDVTVAARGLSDLPCDAGEAGLSGIRFTGASGSITDSEVRALHQGAGEGGCQEGVAIEVRNAQDASRVVQVEVLRNHAVGYQKGGIVASGRVDVAVEDNVVEGGGPSAVIARNGIQLSFGATGQVLGNRVTGNIYTGTGYVAAGILVAGGAYYNGPVCEDVLIQGNTLEANDIGIDLSQAEADGGPLAQSSRLLVVENTLSHDVVANGVPYQAAISDLGGANVISRNRISGAGYARETLPGATFDVDVVAGAAAQVAFLTPPQDVAAGACSEALVVQSQDAMGNLSALASTLLLVEAQGNVGGVTFFRDAACTQAVVPLNGSGAMALEGPQQEAVFYFRAEQSGALEVRVRGDGVSASQMHVVR is encoded by the coding sequence ATGACGTTCTTGGACACGCAGAACCCCTGGCGCCTCGCGGGCGTGTTGTTGCTGCTCGTCACCGCGGGGTGTCACCTGGAGGACCCGCTGCCCATCCAACTGGAGCCCTCCGCGTCGGCGCGGGTGATGGTGGTGCTGCCGCGCACGCTGACGCCCGGGCCCGTCACGGAGGTCCGTGCCACGCTCACGCCCGCGGAAGGAGAAGGAGCGGGCGCGGTGCTCTCTGGCGGCGACGGCCTGTGGCAGGGGCTGGTACGGCAGATTGCCTCCGGGCGAGCGGCTGAGGCGAGTGCGACCGTCCGCGGCGATGGCGGTGAGGTCCTGGCGCACATCGACGTCCAGAACGTGGTGATAGGCGCGCACCGGACGGCGCTGGTCGTCCTGGTCCCGCGAGCCCCCAGTTCCGGCGTGCCCGGAGCGCCTTTCATCGACGCGGTGGTGGGCTCGTTGGCGGAGGTCCGGCCCGAAGGGCAGGTGGCGCTGCGCGCGGTGGCGGAGTCCGCGTCCGGGGATGGGGCGCTCACGTATGCCTGGCGGGCCTCGGCTGGAAGCTTCAGCGACGCCAGCGCCGTGGCGCCCGTCTGGACGGCGCCAGAGGCGTCCGGCTTCGTGACCTTGACGCTCCAGGTGACGAACGCGGTGGGCCAGGGGGCCACGCTGGACTTCCCCGTGCGAGTGGCCCGGGACCATGGCTTCGGAGCGGACAGCGTGGCCGCCTTCAATCGCTGGCCGTTGATGGTGGAGCTGGGCTCCCTTCCTTCTGGCGAGGTCCCGTATGGAGACGCCCTCCAACTGCAAGCGGAAGGCTGGGACGAAGACGGAGACACGCTCACCTACGCATGGACGGCCAGTTGCGAAGGCACCTTCGATGACGCGAGCGCGCGGTCGCCTCGCTTCACGCCGTCCACGCCGCCCTCGGGGGCCTGTGGCGCGTGCCAGTTCCACGTCACGATGCGGGATGGCCGAGGCGGTGAGCACGTGGGCTCGGTCGCCGTGTGCGTGGTGCAGCGGCTGCCGCCCATCATCGTCTCCACGGCCCAGTCGCGGCCGGAGGCCGTGAGCGCGGAGCCCGTCCTGCTCCAGGCGGTGGCGGAGGATCCGCGCGGCGAGGCGCTCACCTTCCAGTGGTCCGCGAACACCGGCCTCCTGGGAACCGCCACCCAGGACGGGACGCGGAGCGAGGTGCCCTGGTCCGCGCTGTCCTGTGTCCCGGCGGGCGTGGAGCCCTCCGTGCGGCTCACCGTCACGAATGTCTCGGGGATGAGCGCGACGCACGTATTCCGGATTCGTTGGGACGACCGGCGCTGTGGGGCGTTTCCTCCCTGCTCCGCCCGGTGGGAGAACGGCCGCGTGACCTTGACGGCGGACTGCACGACGGAGGGCACGCTGTACATCCCGGACGGAGTCACCTTCGACGGCGCCGGGCACGTGGTGACTGCGGTGGACCCCGAAGGCGGCCACTTCCAGGGCGCCGTGCTCCGCAACCGGGGAGACACGGCCCACGTCCACGACGTGACGGTGGCGGCGCGCGGCCTGTCGGACCTGCCGTGTGATGCGGGCGAGGCCGGCTTGAGTGGCATCCGCTTCACCGGGGCGAGTGGTTCCATCACCGATAGCGAGGTGCGCGCGCTGCACCAGGGCGCGGGCGAGGGCGGCTGCCAGGAGGGCGTGGCCATCGAGGTACGAAACGCCCAGGACGCGTCCCGCGTGGTCCAGGTGGAGGTCCTGCGCAACCACGCCGTGGGCTACCAGAAGGGGGGCATCGTGGCCTCGGGCCGGGTGGACGTGGCCGTGGAGGACAACGTGGTGGAGGGCGGCGGTCCGTCGGCCGTCATCGCCAGGAATGGCATCCAGTTGAGCTTCGGCGCCACGGGACAGGTGCTGGGCAACCGCGTCACCGGCAACATCTATACGGGGACAGGCTATGTGGCGGCCGGCATCCTCGTCGCAGGTGGGGCCTACTACAATGGTCCGGTGTGCGAGGACGTCCTCATCCAGGGCAACACGCTGGAGGCGAACGACATTGGCATCGACCTGTCGCAAGCGGAGGCGGATGGCGGGCCGCTGGCGCAATCCTCACGGTTGCTCGTGGTGGAGAACACGTTGAGCCATGACGTGGTGGCGAACGGCGTGCCGTATCAGGCGGCCATCTCCGACCTGGGCGGGGCCAACGTCATCAGCCGCAACCGCATCAGCGGCGCGGGCTATGCCAGGGAGACCCTGCCGGGCGCCACCTTCGACGTGGACGTGGTGGCGGGCGCGGCGGCGCAGGTGGCCTTCCTGACGCCCCCGCAAGACGTGGCGGCGGGTGCGTGCTCCGAGGCGTTGGTGGTGCAGAGCCAGGACGCCATGGGCAACCTGTCCGCCCTGGCTTCGACCCTGCTGCTGGTGGAGGCGCAGGGGAACGTTGGCGGGGTGACCTTCTTCCGGGACGCGGCGTGTACGCAGGCCGTGGTGCCTCTGAATGGCAGCGGCGCCATGGCCCTGGAGGGACCGCAGCAGGAAGCGGTGTTCTATTTCCGCGCGGAACAGTCAGGCGCCCTGGAGGTTCGGGTGCGAGGCGACGGGGTGAGTGCCTCTCAGATGCACGTGGTGCGTTAG